Genomic window (Candidatus Omnitrophota bacterium):
CTATAAATAATCTTCTTTATAAAAAGGCAGGGCAAGGCAAAGTAGTTGCTCGCCTAAAAGGAGGGGATCCGCTTGTATTCTCAAGAGGAATCGAAGAAGCCCTATATCTAAAAAAGAAAGGCATAGAATTTGAGATAATCCAGGGCCTGACGTCGGCATTTGCGGCCCCGGAAAGTTTCGGTATACCGCTTACGAGAAAAGGGAAATATTCGTCAGTGGCGATTCTGACCGGCAGAAAAAGTAATAGTGAAGCCCTCGACGCACCGGATTGTGATACAATAATCTATCTAATGGCAGTAGCTAATATAGAAAATGTGGTAAGGGCAATAATTAAATCAGGAAGAAAAAGTACCACACCATGCGCCTTTATAGAGAGAGGCGCAACCGACAAAGAACGCATAGTAACAGGGAACGTCTCTAATATAGCTAAGAGAGCGCGTGAATATAAAATTAAATCGCCGGCGATATTTATCGTAGGGGAAGTTGTAAAATACGGGAATAGGCTATATGGGTATAAATTTAAAAAAAGATAATATTATATGCCCCTATTTTGTGGTTGGCGGCAGTAATAGGAAAGAAAAGATCCGCTCTTTTCCCGGCCAGCATAGATTCTCTATAGATTTACTGATAAAAGATATAAGACAATTAAAAGCGCTGGGTGTTAATAAAATTTTGTTATTCGGTGTCCCGGGCAAAAAAGACGAATTAGGAAGCCAGGCGCACAAAAAAGATAATATAGTAAGTCTCGCGGTTCGGCGGATAAAAGAGGGATTTCCACATTTAACGGTAATGACCGATGTTTGTCTATGCGCTTATATAAGTCATGGACATTGTGGAATTATTCGGGAACCCGGGACATGGGATCGGGAATCGGATAATTTTATAGATAATAAGAAAACTTTAGTCGCTCTTTCAAAAATTGCGGTTGCGCACGCAGAAGCCGGAGCAGATTATGTATCGCCGTCAGCGATGGCGAAGGGGCAGGTTGCGGCGATAAGAAGGGCTTTGGATGAGAATGGATACCGCAAAACTAAGATAATGGGGTATTCCGCGAAGTTTGCGTCCAATTTTTACGGGCCATTCAGGAATGCGGCAGATTCCGCGCCCAAATTCGGGGACAGAAAAGGTTACCAGCTGGACTATTCTGATCCCGGATCGGCATTAGCAGAAATTAAAGAGGATATCGATGAGGGCGCGGATATAGTCATGG
Coding sequences:
- the hemB gene encoding porphobilinogen synthase yields the protein MGINLKKDNIICPYFVVGGSNRKEKIRSFPGQHRFSIDLLIKDIRQLKALGVNKILLFGVPGKKDELGSQAHKKDNIVSLAVRRIKEGFPHLTVMTDVCLCAYISHGHCGIIREPGTWDRESDNFIDNKKTLVALSKIAVAHAEAGADYVSPSAMAKGQVAAIRRALDENGYRKTKIMGYSAKFASNFYGPFRNAADSAPKFGDRKGYQLDYSDPGSALAEIKEDIDEGADIVMVKPALAYLDIIKSAKLKFDKPIAAYNVSGEYALVKYGAKQGLWDEGEMVKEIIVSIKRAGADYIITYHAKEIAKW
- the cobA gene encoding uroporphyrinogen-III C-methyltransferase; amino-acid sequence: MKKTGKIYIIGAGPGDPELITVKALKALKKADTIVYDFLASPELLKLAKKSAKKICVGKADGLHLLEQRSINNLLYKKAGQGKVVARLKGGDPLVFSRGIEEALYLKKKGIEFEIIQGLTSAFAAPESFGIPLTRKGKYSSVAILTGRKSNSEALDAPDCDTIIYLMAVANIENVVRAIIKSGRKSTTPCAFIERGATDKERIVTGNVSNIAKRAREYKIKSPAIFIVGEVVKYGNRLYGYKFKKR